From Cucumis melo cultivar AY chromosome 1, USDA_Cmelo_AY_1.0, whole genome shotgun sequence, a single genomic window includes:
- the LOC103490222 gene encoding protein ALTERED PHOSPHATE STARVATION RESPONSE 1 has protein sequence MGCSSSKVDDLPAVALCRERCAFLDEAIHLRYSLAEAHLAYIHSLKGIGHSLHNFIEESAVVVGVSSGSPLSPKLNLPPHRKGDPVGKTGDSAIEDSVPHHHLSHSNSGSHLHSHSDSDDESGSLHHSDHSPPFDLQHGGHMGYMLPDQGGLGSYPGIGGGGGGGGFMHMNYMRKSVTPSVVYEQRPMSPDKVYQIGESSSSSGHYSYPNPNMTYNNPYPSYGYPQDSGYYGGSVFPPTAYGSMSSTGASSTSSKPPPPPPSPPRASTWDFLNPFDTYDKYYNTYTPSWDSKEVREEEGIPDLEDEDYQHEVVKEVHGNQKFVEEGGGSGGGKGLKMPAEDERGGGDDTKSSLYQTRPSSAVEEDAVEYEVRMVDKKVDKTEKSEDRGNGGAFKGRPGSRDVYEVAKEIEVQFERASESGNEVAKMLEAGKLPYQRKHVSSKMLHVVAPSLSMVPSASKSGDPSSSGAELYIEEFGMASGNLSSTLRKLYLWEKKLYNEVKAEEKMRVMHERKCRKLKRLDEKGAEAHKVDSTQALVRSLSTKIRIAIQVVDKISMTINKIRDEELWPQLNELIHGLTRMWRCMLDCHRAQYQAISESKSLGPIGSGKNSSEAHLGATKELEHELLNWTISFSSWISAQKGYVRALNNWLLKCLFYEPEETPDGIAPFSPGRIGAPLVFVICNQWSQALDRLSEKEVLDSMRVFSMSVLQIWEHDKLEMRQRMMENKESERKVRNLDRDDHKIQKQIQALDKKIVMVSRDEKRLSASGNAVYQSEMSSSSLQSSLQRIFEAMERFTADSMKLYEELLQRSEEERLNREQEKVL, from the exons ATGGGCTGTTCCAGCTCTAAGGTCGATGACCTTCCAGCGGTGGCGCTCTGTCGTGAGCGTTGTGCCTTTCTTGATGAAGCGATTCATCTTAGATACTCACTTGCAGAGGCTCATCTGGCGTATATTCATTCTCTTAAAGGGATTGGTCACTCGTTGCATAATTTCATTGAAGAGAGTGCTGTGGTTGTTGGTGTTTCTTCTGGGTCTCCTCTTTCGCCGAAGCTCAATCTTCCTCCTCATCGGAAGGGTGATCCTGTGGGAAAAACTGGTGATTCTGCAATTGAAGATTCTGTTCCTCATCACCATCTTTCTCACTCTAATTCCGGTTCCCACCTTCACTCTCACTCCGATTCTGACGATGAATCCGGTTCCCTTCACCATTCCGATCACTCCCCTCCTTTTGACCTACAGCACGGGGGCCATATGGGATATATGCTTCCGGATCAAGGAGGTCTAGGTTCATATCCCGGCATCGGCGGTGGTGGCGGAGGTGGAGGGTTTATGCATATGAATTATATGAGGAAATCAGTGACACCCTCTGTTGTGTACGAGCAGAGGCCTATGAGTCCAGATAAGGTTTATCAAATCGGTGAATCGTCTTCTTCTTCAGGTCATTACTCTTATCCAAACCCGAACATGACTTATAACAATCCTTATCCGTCTTATGGTTATCCCCAAGACAGTGGGTATTACGGTGGCTCTGTTTTTCCACCCACTGCATATGGTTCTATGTCGTCTACCGGAGCTTCAAGCACGTCGTCTAAACCGCCGCCGCCACCGCCTTCGCCTCCGAGAGCGTCCACTTGGGACTTCTTGAACCCATTTGATACTTATGACAAGTATTACAATACTTACACGCCGAGCTGGGACTCGAAGGAGGTCAGGGAAGAAGAGGGGATTCCTGATTTAGAAGATGAAGATTACCAACATGAGGTCGTCAAGGAGGTACATGGGAATCAAAAATTTGTCGAGGAAGGCGGTGGCAGTGGTGGTGGGAAGGGTTTAAAGATGCCTGCAGAGGATGAGCGTGGTGGTGGTGATGATACAAAGAGCTCGCTTTACCAAACGAGGCCGAGCTCTGCGGTCGAGGAAGATGCTGTTGAATATGAAGTCCGTATGGTGGATAAGAAGGTTGATAAGACAGAGAAGTCCGAGGATCGAGGCAATGGTGGTGCATTTAAGGGCAGGCCTGGTTCACGAGATGTCTATGAAGTTGCCAAGGAAATCGAGGTTCAGTTTGAGAGGGCATCGGAGTCCGGTAATGAAGTTGCAAAAATGCTGGAGGCTGGGAAGCTTCCCTATCAGCGTAAACATG TTTCGTCGAAAATGTTGCACGTTGTTGCTCCTTCGCTGTCAATGGTACCTTCGGCTTCAAAGAGTGGTGATCCTTCGTCGTCTGGTGCTGAGTTATATATCGAAGAGTTTGGGATGGCCTCTGGAAATCTATCTTCTACCTTGAGGAAGTTGTATCTGTGGGAGAAGAAACTCTACAATGAAGTTAAA GCGGAAGAGAAGATGCGAGTAATGCATGAAAGGAAATGTCGAAAGCTGAAGCGCTTAGACGAGAAGGGTGCTGAAGCTCATAAAGTTGATTCCACTCAAGCTTTAGTGAGGAGCCTATCTACCAAAATAAGAATTGCCATTCAGGTGGTTGACAAGATTTCCATGACAATCAATAAGATTCGAGATGAAGAATTATGGCCACAACTGAATGAACTAATTCATGG ATTAACCAGGATGTGGAGGTGTATGCTTGATTGCCATCGTGCCCAGTACCAAGCGATCAGTGAATCAAAAAGTTTAGGTCCAATTGGATCTGGTAAAAATAGTAGTGAAGCGCATCTTGGAGCAACGAAGGAGCTTGAGCATGAGCTTCTAAACTGGACAATCAGCTTCTCTAGTTGGATCAGTGCACAAAAGGGGTATGTTAGAGCCTTGAATAATTGGCTTCTAAAGTGTCTTTTTTATGAACCTGAGGAAACGCCTGACGGTATAGCTCCCTTTTCACCGGGAAGAATAGGTGCACCTCTGGTATTTGTGATCTGTAACCAGTGGTCACAGGCTTTGGATAGACTATCTGAGAAGGAAGTGCTTGATTCTATGCGTGTGTTTAGTATGAGCGTGCTTCAAATATGGGAACACGATAAGCTAGAAATGCGACAGAGAATGATGGAGAACAAAGAATCGGAGAGAAAAGTTAGAAACTTAGACCGAGACGACCATAAGATACAGAAACAAATTCAGGCATTGGACAAGAAAATAGTAATGGTTTCTAGAGATGAAAAGCGTCTCTCTGCTTCTGGAAATGCCGTCTATCAAAGTGAGATGAGCAGTAGTAGCCTACAGTCTAGTCTGCAACGCATTTTTGAGGCCATGGAGAGGTTCACTGCAGATTCCATGAAATTATACGAAGAGCTTTTACAACGAAGCGAGGAAGAAAGATTGAATCGCGAGCAGGAAAAAGTCCTATAa
- the LOC103490392 gene encoding uncharacterized protein LOC103490392, whose protein sequence is MDPSALNPKNSHHVRSNSLPSKLHPFIDQVDEQLCRLKQASKATSSSSELCHKLNDLQDLHESIDRMLLLSHTQHIQVEESDKKSFNDLLEGSIKLLDLCDIAKDALLQSKECVHKLESVLRRRGGGETLIASEVQKCLSSRKLIKKTINKALKAIETKSCEKSQASSAIVSSLKQAEVAGSNVVESLLSYLAGPKFSTNSSHWSLVSKLVQSKRVACEVEETSRNEVALVDAALHSIASQKTKNSDFHVQVDNLQNALKIFGSNIEDLEGDLEALYRHLIKTRVSLLNIYNY, encoded by the coding sequence ATGGATCCCTCTGCTTTGAACCCAAAAAACTCTCATCATGTTCGCTCGAACAGCTTGCCATCGAAGCTACACCCATTCATCGATCAAGTTGATGAGCAGTTATGCAGATTGAAGCAGGCTTCAAAAGCTACATCTTCTTCATCTGAACTATGCCATAAACTAAATGACCTTCAGGATTTGCATGAGTCCATTGATAGGATGCTTCTGTTGTCTCACACCCAACATATTCAAGTTGAAGAGAGCGATAAGAAATCTTTCAACGATTTACTTGAAGGATCTATCAAACTATTGGATTTGTGTGACATAGCTAAGGATGCATTATTGCAATCGAAAGAATGTGTGCACAAACTAGAATCCGTTTTGCGCAGAAGAGGGGGAGGTGAAACGCTCATTGCAAGTGAGGTTCAGAAATGCTTAAGTTCTAGGAAGTTGATAAAGAAAACAATCAATAAAGCCTTAAAGGCAATTGAAACCAAAAGTTGTGAGAAAAGTCAAGCCTCTTCAGCCATTGTTAGTTCGTTGAAACAGGCCGAAGTAGCTGGTTCTAACGTTGTCGAATCCTTGTTATCTTACCTAGCAGGCCCCAAGTTTTCAACAAATTCCAGCCATTGGTCTCTTGTTTCCAAGCTTGTGCAATCCAAAAGGGTAGCTTGTGAAGTTGAAGAAACAAGTAGAAATGAAGTGGCGCTGGTTGATGCTGCATTACATTCAATTGCCTCTCAAAAAACAAAGAATTCTGATTTCCATGTTCAAGTTGACAACTTGCAGAACGCATTGAAGATATTTGGTTCAAACATAGAAGACCTTGAAGGCGATCTCGAGGCTCTATACAGACATCTTATTAAAACTAGAGTCTCACTTCTCAATATCTACAACTACTAA
- the LOC103490224 gene encoding uncharacterized protein LOC103490224 encodes MDASTLNRRNSQHVRSKSVPSNPHPIISQVDEQLSRLRDSEAISSSSSSLCHKLSALQDLHDSVDKLLILPLSQQALVPVSDKEELDNLLEGSLRLLDLCDTAKKALMQTRECTHEFESVLRRRRSEIGTSSSLKKCLSSRKMVKKAIHKVLKGMESKQSNKDSESFTFVNQIKEVEAVTSQSIVSLLFFIAGPKLPAKWICWSSVSKLVQSKKVACISEETSISIVERLDLALSSVSNHQSDKDCQIHVGDMQNLLRDCGASIKEVEEELEGLYRLIIKTRVSLLNIFNY; translated from the coding sequence ATGGATGCCTCGACTTTGAACCGAAGAAACTCTCAGCATGTTCGTTCAAAGAGTGTGCCTTCAAATCCACACCCAATCATCAGCCAAGTTGATGAGCAATTGAGCAGATTAAGGGATTCTGAAGCCatatcttcttcatcttcttcgcTATGCCACAAACTCAGTGCTCTTCAAGATTTGCACGATTCTGTAGATAAGCTGCTTATCTTGCCGCTTTCCCAACAAGCTCTGGTCCCAGTGAGTGACAAGGAAGAGTTGGATAACTTACTTGAAGGATCTCTCAGGCTGCTAGATTTGTGTGACACAGCTAAGAAGGCGTTGATGCAAACACGAGAATGTACACATGAATTCGAGTCGGTTTTGCGTCGAAGGAGAAGTGAAATTGGTACTTCTAGTTcacttaaaaaatgtttaagTTCCAGGAAGATGGTAAAGAAAGCAATTCACAAAGTCTTGAAGGGAATGGAAAGCAAACAATCCAACAAAGATAGTGAAAGTTTCACCTTTGTCAACCAGATAAAAGAGGTTGAAGCAGTCACTTCCCAAAGCATAGTATCCTTATTGTTCTTTATAGCAGGTCCAAAGTTGCCAGCAAAATGGATATGCTGGTCTTCAGTTTCCAAGCTCGTGCAATCCAAAAAAGTAGCCTGCATAAGCGAAGAAACGAGCATAAGTATTGTGGAAAGATTGGATTTGGCATTAAGTTCAGTTAGCAATCACCAAAGTGACAAGGACTGCCAAATTCATGTTGGGGACATGCAGAACTTGCTGAGGGATTGTGGAGCAAGCATCAAGGAAGTCGAAGAAGAACTTGAGGGTCTTTATAGGTTGATAATCAAAACCAGAGTGTCCCTTCTCAACATTTTCAACTACTAA
- the LOC103490223 gene encoding uncharacterized protein LOC103490223 gives MDTFALNPRNSHHIRSNSLPSKPHPIIEQVGEHLCRLKEASEATSSSSFELCHKLNGLQDLHDCVDRLLLLPLTQLVLADECDKKWFNDLLEGSVRLLDLCDIAKDALLQTKECVHELESVLRRGRGGKMFIESELQKCSSSRKLIKKTIYKALKIVEIKSCEKNLSTPATISLLKQVEAISYNIIKSLLSFLAGTKFSSNSSRWSLVAKLVQPKRVACEVEETNRNEVSLVDAALHSIASQKTKKSSFLVQDDNLQNSLKIFSSNIQEVEGDLEALHRRIIKSRVSLLNILNY, from the coding sequence ATGGATACCTTTGCTTTGAACCCAAGAAACTCTCATCATATCCGCTCGAACAGCCTGCCCTCAAAGCCACACCCGATCATTGAGCAAGTTGGTGAGCATTTGTGTAGATTGAAGGAGGCCTCAGAAGCtacatcatcttcttcatttgaaTTATGCCATAAACTGAATGGCCTTCAAGATTTACATGATTGTGTTGATAGGTTGCTTCTACTGCCTCTCACCCAACTTGTTCTTGCTGATGAGTGTGATAAGAAATGGTTCAATGATTTACTCGAAGGATCTGTAAGACTCTTGGATTTGTGTGACATAGCTAAAGATGCATTGTTGCAGACAAAAGAATGTGTCCATGAATTAGAGTCTGTTTTGCGCAGAGGAAGGGGAGGAAAAATGTTCATAGAAAGTGAACTTCAGAAATGCTCAAGTTCTAGGAAGTTGATAAAGAAAACAATCTATAAAGCCTTGAAGATAGTTGAAATCAAAAGCTGTGAGAAAAATCTATCCACTCCAGCTACTATTAGCTTGTTGAAACAAGTAGAAGCCATCAGCTACAACATTATCAAGTCCTTGTTGTCTTTCCTAGCAGGAACCAAGTTTTCATCAAATTCAAGCCGTTGGTCTTTGGTTGCCAAGCTTGTGCAACCTAAAAGAGTAGCCTGTGAAGTTGAAGAAACAAATAGAAACGAAGTGTCACTGGTTGACGCTGCATTACATTCGATTGCCAGtcagaaaacaaagaaatccaGTTTCCTTGTTCAAGATGACAATTTGCAGAACTCATTGAAGATATTTAGTTCAAACATTCAAGAAGTTGAGGGTGATCTTGAGGCTCTACATAGGCGCATTATTAAGTCTAGAGTCTCACTTCTCAACATCTTGAACTACTAA
- the LOC103490228 gene encoding uncharacterized protein LOC103490228 yields MDASTLNPRNSQHVRSKSEPSNPHPIISQVNEQLRRLRPDSETTSSSSLCHRLGALQDLYDGVDKLLVLLNSQQALAQQSNKEVLDDLIEGSLMLLDLCDTAKNGLLQTRECIHELESILRRKRGEICTSSSLQKSRKMIKKTIQKSLKGMEGEHFHKVHGSLTIVNLIKEVEAITYHCMESLLSFIAGPKLASKWSCWSSVSKFVQPKRVACISEETDISEIERLDLALSSFTNHQSNKELQIQDEDMQNLLRECGASIKEVEEELDSLYRFIIKTRVSLLNILNN; encoded by the coding sequence ATGGATGCCTCTACTTTGAACCCAAGAAACTCTCAGCATGTTCGTTCGAAGAGTGAGCCCTCAAATCCACACCCAATCATCAGCCAAGTTAATGAGCAATTGAGAAGATTAAGGCCGGACTCTGAAACcacatcttcttcttctctttgcCATAGACTTGGCGCCCTTCAAGATTTGTATGATGGTGTTGATAAGTTGCTTGTTTTGCTGAACTCCCAACAAGCTTTGGCTCAACAAAGTAATAAGGAAGTGCTAGATGACTTAATAGAAGGATCACTCATGCTGCTGGATTTGTGTGATACAGCTAAGAATGGATTGTTGCAAACTAGAGAATGCATACATGAACTAGAGTCTATTTTGCGTAGAAAGAGAGGTGAAATTTGTACTTCTAGTTCACTTCAGAAATCAAGGAAGATGAtaaagaaaacaatccaaaaatccTTGAAAGGAATGGAAGGCGAACATTTCCACAAAGTTCATGGTAGCTTGACTATTGTCAACTTGATAAAAGAGGTTGAAGCAATCACATACCACTGTATGGAATCCTTGTTGTCCTTTATAGCAGGACCGAAGTTAGCATCAAAATGGAGCTGCTGGTCGTCGGTTTCCAAGTTTGTGCAACCGAAAAGAGTAGCCTGCATAAGCGAAGAAACAGATATAAGTGAAATAGAAAGATTGGACTTGGCATTAAGTTCATTTACCAATCATCAAAGTAACAAAGAACTCCAAATTCAAGATGAAGACATGCAGAACTTGCTGAGAGAGTGTGGGGCAAGCATTAAGGAAGTTGAAGAAGAACTTGATAGTCTTTATAGGTTTATAATCAAAACAAGAGTATCTCTTCTTAACATCCTCAACAACTAA
- the LOC103490226 gene encoding uncharacterized protein LOC103490226: MDSLDINSKKSLHIRSNSLPSRQHPIVAQVEENLCRLKSSEATSSTFSLCYRLNNLQDLHDSINKLLLLPSTQQTLVHESGNKWADDLLEGSLRLLDLCDIAKDALLQTRECIHELESDLRRRRSEKIITSDVQKCLKSRKMIKKTVQKALKGIKISSQKSEESSATVSLLKEVEAITYSTVESVMSNVVGPKLPSKFSPWSLVSKLVQSKRVASHDEDANANEVEMVGATLNSIASHTTDKSFNLQDLLRKSESSIQDFEEDLESLYRHLIKNRVSLLNILNN; this comes from the coding sequence ATGGATTCCTTAGATATTAACTCAAAGAAATCACTCCACATTCGCTCGAATAGCTTACCCTCAAGGCAACATCCAATTGTTGCCCAAGTTGAAGAAAATTTGTGCAGATTGAAGTCCTCTGAGGCCActtcttcaactttttcttTATGCTACAGACTCAACAACCTTCAAGATTTGCACGATTCGATCAATAAgttacttcttcttccaagcacCCAGCAAACTCTTGTTCATGAGAGTGGTAACAAATGGGCTGATGACTTGCTAGAAGGATCTCTAAGGCTATTAGATTTGTGTGATATTGCTAAGGATGCATTGTTGCAGACACGGGAATGTATACACGAACTTGAATCAGATTTGCGCAGAAGAAGAAGTGAAAAAATTATCACAAGTGATGTTCAGAAATGCTTGAAATCTAGGAAAATGATAAAGAAGACAGTCCAGAAGGCCTTGAAGGGAATCAAAATCAGTTCTCAAAAGAGTGAAGAAAGCTCAGCAACCGTTAGCTTGTTAAAGGAAGTAGAAGCAATCACATATAGCACTGTTGAATCGGTAATGTCCAATGTAGTAGGACCAAAGTTGCCATCGAAGTTCAGTCCATGGTCTTTGGTTTCAAAGCTGGTACAATCCAAAAGAGTTGCCAGCCATGATGAAGATGCAAATGCAAATGAGGTAGAAATGGTGGGTGCCACACTAAATTCAATCGCCAGCCACACAACAGATAAATCCTTCAACTTGCAGGACTTGCTGAGGAAATCTGAGTCAAGTATTCAAGATTTCGAAGAAGATCTCGAGAGTCTATATAGACACCTTATAAAAAATAGAGTCTCCCTTCTCAACATCCTAAATAACTAA